The Spirosoma oryzicola genome contains a region encoding:
- a CDS encoding RagB/SusD family nutrient uptake outer membrane protein, with amino-acid sequence MKFRQFNITTRSFGKLVGLCAMILLSGSCKDQFLDEVPLASLSSDVVLSSRAGFDNYITGLHQAARDELSQEDLGSFYDMYLGTDVATTGQEQTVNFRNYTTFLTPTAAAASSFWNWGYTKMILRANTVIEYANKPELKGIFASDAERNAIIAEARFFRGYTYNLLANLYGGVPIVDVTYQNPKTDFVRATRKEVYEFAKADLEFATQYLPVTVAKSSEGRIVKGAADHLLTEVYINLGDYDKAIESSTRLISSGTYQLMTNRFGVRKDQPGDVYADLFAEGNQNRSTGNLESIYVWQYENLTPGGAGTNNGNNNIRGWVPFLPNLKDPAGGTGMIVSDSLGRGVAYSRPTTFFFYDLWKDDWDNDIRNSVYNIRRKFYYNNPASTYFGKQVEKRTANEDTMRNVYPYLRKLEGKPFNGSNTSGRTGKDFIVYRLAETYLLRAEAYVRKNNLTAAAADINAVRNRAKAKPVAAGDVTIDYILDERARELITEEPRRRTLSRMGKLVERTRKYQTRSDVRSTIQDFHELYPIPQSAIDANFSAKLTQNPGY; translated from the coding sequence ATGAAATTTCGACAATTCAATATAACCACCCGATCATTTGGTAAGCTGGTTGGCTTATGCGCAATGATCCTTTTGTCTGGCTCCTGCAAAGACCAGTTTTTAGACGAAGTTCCTCTGGCTTCGCTTAGCTCAGACGTTGTTCTTAGCTCGAGAGCGGGTTTCGACAACTACATTACGGGCCTGCACCAAGCCGCTCGTGATGAACTGTCGCAGGAAGACTTAGGGAGTTTTTATGACATGTATCTGGGTACGGATGTCGCCACAACGGGTCAGGAGCAAACGGTAAATTTTCGGAACTATACCACTTTTCTAACCCCCACTGCTGCTGCTGCCAGTAGTTTCTGGAACTGGGGATACACTAAGATGATTCTGCGGGCCAACACCGTTATTGAATATGCCAATAAGCCGGAGCTAAAAGGAATATTCGCCAGCGATGCCGAACGTAATGCCATTATCGCTGAAGCCCGCTTTTTTCGGGGATACACCTACAACCTGCTGGCCAATCTTTACGGAGGTGTACCTATTGTCGATGTTACCTACCAGAATCCGAAAACCGATTTTGTGCGGGCTACCCGTAAAGAAGTGTATGAGTTTGCCAAAGCGGACCTGGAATTTGCTACGCAATATTTACCGGTTACGGTAGCCAAATCGAGTGAGGGGCGAATTGTCAAGGGCGCAGCCGATCACCTGCTGACGGAGGTGTACATAAATCTGGGCGATTACGACAAAGCCATCGAAAGCTCTACCCGCCTGATTAGCTCCGGAACTTACCAATTGATGACCAATCGGTTTGGTGTCCGAAAGGATCAGCCCGGCGACGTGTATGCCGATTTGTTTGCGGAAGGCAACCAGAACCGAAGCACCGGAAACCTGGAGTCCATCTATGTCTGGCAGTATGAAAACCTAACGCCGGGTGGAGCGGGGACAAACAATGGCAATAACAACATTCGCGGTTGGGTTCCGTTTTTGCCCAATTTGAAAGATCCGGCGGGGGGAACGGGCATGATAGTATCGGATAGCCTTGGCCGGGGAGTTGCCTATAGTCGGCCGACGACGTTTTTCTTTTATGATCTCTGGAAAGACGACTGGGATAACGACATTCGCAACTCGGTGTATAACATCCGGCGTAAATTCTACTACAACAACCCAGCATCGACGTATTTTGGCAAACAAGTAGAGAAACGTACGGCTAACGAAGACACCATGCGTAACGTTTATCCTTACCTACGCAAGCTGGAAGGTAAACCGTTCAACGGGTCTAACACATCGGGACGAACGGGTAAAGATTTCATCGTCTACCGGTTGGCCGAGACGTATCTGCTGCGGGCGGAAGCCTACGTTCGTAAGAATAATCTGACGGCTGCTGCTGCTGATATCAATGCCGTACGTAACCGCGCGAAGGCTAAGCCGGTGGCGGCTGGCGATGTAACGATCGACTATATTCTAGATGAACGGGCTCGGGAGTTAATTACCGAAGAACCCCGTCGTCGGACACTCAGCCGGATGGGCAAACTCGTTGAGCGCACCCGTAAGTACCAAACGCGGTCGGATGTACGGAGCACGATTCAGGATTTTCATGAGCTTTACCCCATCCCACAGTCGGCCATCGACGCCAACTTTAGCGCTAAATTGACCCAGAATCCTGGTTATTAA
- a CDS encoding SUMF1/EgtB/PvdO family nonheme iron enzyme: protein MTSWAQEKNSIGMQLVPVKAGKFYMGSEREGKDYDESPVHQVSLSKPFLMSATEVTNAQYEAFDAAHKKVREKNGFSTQDDEAVVFVSYQDAIAFCDWLTKKEGKPYRLPTEAEWEYACRAGTVSDFWTGSSLPKLYQKNQSTNRNTAVVSLKVAQTPANPWGLYDMHGNVEELCLDWYGPYEPAPATDPVGRASGLYRISRGGSFGTPVSFLRSANRSAMIPEDKNWLVGFRVVQAPLPTSKPLPTVKPPAYASSISQQRYNWKPIDASKPIFREPQRYVNKPDCTHPVPFYSHNHQPAITWCPNGDLLSIWFSTDEESGREMTVLTSRLRAGATRWDEAAEFFKVPDRNMTGASLLHDGKGTIYHMNGVETDGDWQDLAMVLRTSNDNGASWTTPRLVNPEHTKRNQVIAGLNQTKEGWLIQPADADPGPSGGTAIHVSKDQGKTWTNPYTGTETPSFGAGETGGLIAGIHAGVVQLKNGDLLALGRKNDIKAADSSDLRMPLSRSTDMGKTWTYSASPFPPVWSGQRLVLTRLNEGALLMISFTHHPDERAEKLAGMPFKLANGNQYKGYGMYAAVSFDEGKTWPVVKLVTDGKDRYLNGGAWTGAFEMDQTHAEPKGYLAITQTPDNVIHLLSSSLHYQFNLAWLNERPTIVTASKNN, encoded by the coding sequence ATGACGAGTTGGGCTCAGGAAAAAAACTCGATCGGTATGCAGCTTGTCCCCGTAAAAGCCGGTAAATTTTACATGGGCTCGGAGCGGGAAGGAAAGGATTATGACGAAAGTCCGGTTCATCAGGTAAGCCTGTCGAAACCGTTTTTGATGTCCGCTACCGAAGTGACCAATGCCCAATACGAAGCCTTCGATGCGGCTCATAAAAAAGTAAGGGAAAAAAACGGCTTTTCAACGCAGGACGACGAAGCCGTTGTCTTTGTCTCCTACCAGGATGCTATCGCCTTCTGCGATTGGTTGACCAAAAAGGAGGGGAAACCCTACCGGCTACCGACCGAAGCGGAGTGGGAGTATGCTTGCCGGGCGGGTACCGTTTCTGATTTTTGGACGGGAAGTTCGCTGCCGAAACTTTATCAGAAAAATCAATCGACGAATCGCAACACGGCTGTTGTCTCCTTAAAAGTTGCCCAGACACCGGCTAATCCCTGGGGACTTTACGACATGCATGGCAACGTAGAAGAGTTGTGTCTGGACTGGTACGGTCCGTACGAACCGGCTCCTGCTACGGACCCGGTTGGCCGGGCTTCTGGTCTGTACCGAATTAGCCGAGGAGGGAGCTTTGGAACGCCCGTTTCTTTTTTGCGGTCTGCCAACCGGTCGGCGATGATCCCCGAGGATAAAAACTGGTTAGTGGGCTTCCGGGTCGTTCAGGCTCCACTGCCAACCTCCAAACCATTGCCGACGGTGAAACCACCGGCTTACGCGAGCTCCATTTCCCAGCAACGCTACAACTGGAAGCCGATTGATGCAAGCAAGCCAATCTTTCGGGAACCGCAGCGGTACGTCAATAAGCCTGACTGTACGCACCCTGTACCGTTTTACAGTCATAACCATCAACCTGCCATCACCTGGTGTCCCAATGGAGACTTACTTTCCATCTGGTTTTCGACCGATGAAGAAAGTGGTCGGGAAATGACCGTCCTGACTAGTCGACTTCGAGCGGGCGCTACCCGCTGGGATGAAGCAGCCGAATTTTTTAAAGTACCGGATCGCAACATGACGGGTGCTTCTCTCTTACACGATGGAAAAGGTACGATCTACCACATGAACGGTGTAGAAACTGACGGCGACTGGCAAGATTTAGCCATGGTATTGCGCACCAGTAATGATAACGGAGCAAGCTGGACAACTCCACGTTTGGTTAACCCAGAGCATACCAAGCGGAATCAAGTCATTGCTGGCCTAAATCAAACAAAAGAAGGTTGGCTTATTCAGCCTGCCGATGCGGACCCCGGTCCTTCGGGTGGTACGGCTATTCATGTTAGCAAGGACCAGGGGAAGACTTGGACAAATCCGTACACGGGAACGGAGACGCCTTCTTTTGGAGCAGGAGAAACAGGCGGACTGATTGCGGGCATCCACGCCGGTGTTGTTCAGCTCAAAAACGGTGATTTGCTGGCACTGGGCCGGAAGAACGATATTAAAGCTGCCGACAGTTCAGACCTGCGTATGCCACTGAGCCGCTCAACCGATATGGGAAAAACCTGGACCTATTCAGCGTCTCCTTTTCCACCAGTCTGGAGTGGACAGCGGTTGGTACTTACCCGGCTCAACGAAGGTGCCTTGCTTATGATCTCGTTCACGCACCATCCGGACGAACGCGCTGAAAAGCTGGCCGGTATGCCCTTTAAATTGGCCAATGGCAATCAATATAAAGGCTACGGGATGTATGCTGCGGTGTCGTTCGATGAAGGAAAAACCTGGCCGGTAGTCAAACTGGTGACCGACGGGAAAGACCGGTACCTAAATGGAGGAGCCTGGACAGGTGCCTTCGAAATGGATCAAACCCACGCGGAGCCTAAAGGCTATTTAGCCATCACGCAAACGCCCGACAACGTTATTCATCTGCTAAGCAGTAGCTTACATTATCAGTTTAATCTCGCCTGGCTGAATGAACGTCCAACGATAGTTACGGCTAGTAAAAATAACTAA
- a CDS encoding TonB-dependent receptor, whose translation MNLFLRSVVLLTALFNAQLLFAQTPTINSTVSGKVVDALTGEALIGASITIKGTTNGSATDANGEFNLITGQKLPFTLIVSSVGYLKKEVQINESRVEIRLDANTTQLEDVVISSRRRQESAQEVPIPISVVGGQRAEDAGAFNVNRLKELVPTVQLYASNARNTTLNIRGLGSTFGLTNDGVDPGVGFYVDGVYYARPAATALDFIDIERVEVLRGPQGTLFGKNTTAGAFNITTRAASFTPGANFELSYGNFGFIQAKGSLTGPLSKKLAARLSFSGTQRNGLFYNVHTQMPINDINNIGVRGQLLYTPSDNVQITVIGDVTDQKPNGYGWPVAGVVPTQRAAYRQFNAIIADLNYKLPYSSAFERVVDLDTPSKADNQLGGVSVNADIKIGNGTLTATSAWRYWVWTPLNDRDYIGLPVFTISSGNSKHDQWSQEIRYSGKVSSNLSGVVGLFGLWQDLKSDPVQTEEAGSAQWRFAQSSTSALWKTPGLFDNFGIRTTNEIKSTSLAVFAQADWAVTDRLHILPGARYNYDKKVVDYSRVTYGGLQTTDPALIALKNSVYTNQAFNTDYAQGNFSGQLSVQYKASTNLNAYATYSIGYKPIGVNVGGLPTANGQVLIDLANVKPEYVDHKEFGIKTRPSGNSVLNLTIYRSDIRDYQTQVQTPEPGVNRGYLANAEKVRVQGVELDGNVRFTNLTLNAAVAYTDGKYVRFTNAPVPLEEVGGAQAFKDVSGGVLPGISKWSGSVGGEVTAKGTLTGLKGNYFLGIDEFFRSSFSSSPSPSQYLNIDGYTLSNARLGFRASNGLTFFLWGRNLLNKNYYEQLLAAPGSYGQYAGIVGDQRTYGATIRFTY comes from the coding sequence ATGAATCTATTTCTAAGGTCAGTTGTCTTACTTACTGCACTTTTTAACGCACAACTTTTATTCGCGCAGACGCCTACAATCAATTCGACCGTTTCCGGAAAAGTAGTCGATGCACTGACAGGTGAAGCCTTGATCGGGGCCAGTATAACCATCAAGGGAACAACCAATGGATCAGCAACGGACGCAAACGGAGAATTCAACCTGATTACCGGACAAAAACTACCGTTTACGCTGATCGTTTCCTCAGTTGGTTACCTCAAAAAAGAAGTACAAATCAACGAAAGCAGAGTCGAGATAAGGCTCGATGCGAATACTACCCAACTGGAGGATGTGGTGATTTCTTCCCGTCGGCGGCAGGAGTCGGCTCAGGAGGTACCCATTCCCATATCGGTGGTCGGTGGGCAAAGGGCCGAAGACGCCGGTGCTTTCAACGTGAACCGGCTTAAAGAATTGGTACCCACAGTTCAGCTATACGCGTCAAATGCCCGAAATACAACCCTGAACATTCGCGGATTAGGATCGACTTTCGGCTTGACCAACGATGGTGTTGACCCAGGTGTCGGTTTCTACGTAGACGGCGTTTACTACGCGCGTCCGGCGGCTACGGCACTTGACTTTATTGACATCGAACGCGTCGAAGTACTGCGTGGGCCACAAGGAACGCTTTTTGGTAAAAACACGACGGCGGGCGCTTTCAACATTACGACGCGGGCAGCAAGTTTTACACCCGGAGCCAACTTCGAACTAAGTTACGGCAATTTCGGATTCATTCAGGCTAAAGGATCACTGACGGGACCACTGAGCAAAAAACTGGCCGCTCGTCTTTCGTTCTCGGGCACGCAGCGGAATGGCTTGTTTTACAACGTACACACCCAGATGCCCATCAACGACATCAATAACATCGGCGTCAGAGGTCAACTATTATACACGCCCAGCGATAACGTACAGATCACTGTAATCGGCGACGTTACTGATCAGAAGCCCAATGGATACGGTTGGCCAGTAGCTGGCGTGGTACCTACGCAACGGGCAGCTTATCGCCAGTTTAATGCCATTATTGCCGATTTAAACTACAAGCTTCCTTATTCCAGTGCGTTCGAGCGTGTTGTGGATTTGGACACTCCGTCAAAAGCGGATAACCAGTTAGGTGGTGTTTCGGTCAATGCGGACATCAAAATCGGGAATGGAACACTGACCGCTACATCGGCCTGGCGCTACTGGGTATGGACGCCATTGAATGACCGCGATTACATCGGCTTACCGGTCTTTACGATCTCTTCTGGCAACTCGAAGCATGACCAGTGGTCGCAGGAGATTCGCTATTCGGGCAAAGTGTCTTCGAACCTAAGTGGGGTTGTCGGCTTGTTCGGTCTCTGGCAAGACTTGAAATCGGACCCGGTTCAGACGGAAGAAGCCGGTTCGGCCCAGTGGCGATTTGCGCAAAGCTCGACCAGCGCCTTGTGGAAAACGCCCGGTTTATTCGACAACTTTGGTATTCGTACCACGAACGAAATTAAGAGCACGAGTTTAGCGGTATTCGCTCAGGCTGACTGGGCTGTGACCGACCGGCTCCACATCTTACCCGGCGCGCGTTACAATTATGACAAAAAAGTAGTTGATTACAGCCGGGTAACGTATGGTGGTTTGCAAACTACAGACCCGGCCTTGATCGCTTTGAAAAATAGTGTTTACACCAACCAGGCGTTCAACACGGATTACGCGCAGGGTAATTTCTCGGGACAACTGTCTGTACAGTACAAAGCCAGTACTAACCTCAATGCGTATGCAACCTACTCCATTGGGTATAAGCCAATTGGTGTAAACGTCGGGGGCTTACCTACAGCAAATGGACAGGTTTTGATTGATCTCGCTAATGTGAAGCCTGAATACGTAGACCATAAGGAATTTGGTATCAAAACCAGACCTTCGGGCAATTCCGTCTTAAACCTAACCATCTACCGTTCAGATATCAGAGATTATCAAACGCAGGTACAGACGCCGGAACCGGGTGTAAACCGGGGCTATCTGGCTAATGCAGAAAAAGTGCGGGTGCAGGGCGTAGAACTAGACGGTAATGTCCGATTTACCAACCTGACGTTGAATGCTGCGGTGGCTTATACCGACGGTAAGTACGTGCGCTTTACCAACGCTCCCGTGCCTTTGGAAGAAGTAGGAGGTGCTCAGGCTTTCAAGGACGTTTCGGGAGGAGTGTTGCCCGGTATTTCTAAATGGTCTGGATCGGTCGGTGGCGAAGTTACGGCCAAGGGTACGTTGACGGGTTTGAAAGGAAATTACTTTTTGGGTATTGACGAATTTTTCCGGTCAAGCTTCTCGTCAAGCCCCTCCCCTTCGCAGTACCTAAACATTGACGGTTATACGCTTAGCAATGCACGGCTAGGTTTCCGAGCATCGAACGGGCTTACATTCTTTTTGTGGGGTAGAAACCTGTTGAATAAGAATTACTACGAACAGTTGTTGGCTGCCCCCGGAAGTTACGGCCAATATGCCGGTATCGTGGGCGACCAGCGTACTTACGGGGCCACCATCCGTTTTACGTACTAG
- a CDS encoding phytanoyl-CoA dioxygenase family protein: MLTNSTLLPDQLTQVLSAQQLDFFDKNGFIHIKQFVDRLTVQTFLHEIQRVEAIWLAENVDTVNGTPLKFGHDETGRQIIQRFAFTSQFSPLLSQFLKDPRLQGLTQLLSPFEGRISPNEKDGLVVNHYVRTPNSNFSRMGWHTDSPRDLFLGRRIRPMLNVGLHLDDCPQANGGLRVLPGTHRQSVLLTLFRKRQFIDHRPDPREVGFDIEAGDLTIHNGSLWHRVEQSPHLGAASRRRVMYIPIITGDYQPKHASSKTPFYHRFAQRIQD, encoded by the coding sequence ATGCTTACAAATTCCACGCTGCTTCCTGACCAATTGACGCAGGTACTATCCGCCCAGCAACTTGATTTTTTCGACAAGAATGGGTTTATCCATATCAAACAGTTCGTCGACCGTCTGACAGTGCAGACTTTCCTGCATGAGATTCAACGGGTCGAAGCGATTTGGCTAGCTGAAAACGTAGACACTGTGAACGGCACGCCCCTCAAATTTGGGCACGACGAGACTGGCCGTCAGATCATTCAGCGGTTTGCCTTTACATCGCAGTTCAGCCCGCTCCTGAGTCAATTTCTGAAAGATCCTCGTCTGCAAGGACTTACACAACTCTTATCGCCCTTCGAAGGCCGGATCAGTCCGAACGAAAAAGATGGCTTGGTTGTCAACCACTACGTGCGAACGCCAAACAGTAATTTTTCGCGGATGGGCTGGCATACGGATAGCCCACGGGATCTGTTCCTGGGTCGGCGCATTCGCCCAATGCTCAACGTTGGTTTACATCTGGACGATTGTCCACAGGCTAACGGGGGTTTACGGGTCCTACCGGGCACGCACCGGCAATCGGTGCTGCTGACGTTGTTTCGCAAGCGCCAGTTTATCGACCACCGGCCAGACCCGCGTGAGGTAGGATTTGACATCGAAGCGGGTGATCTTACCATTCACAATGGGAGTTTGTGGCACCGCGTCGAGCAATCGCCCCATCTAGGAGCAGCCAGTAGACGGCGTGTGATGTACATCCCGATCATTACGGGTGACTACCAACCTAAGCATGCCTCCAGTAAAACGCCTTTTTACCACCGTTTCGCCCAACGGATACAGGATTAA
- a CDS encoding DUF4395 domain-containing protein → MESNLLCPVDGVQINETKVRLTAGFILLITLVYLLTGWVLLPVLLLADFGLRSFHVGEYSPLGNGASWIVKVLRLPYKATDQAPKRFAARIGFGFSLLILSLDLAHRSTLLPASILAVFAALESFFGFCAGCYVYTFYVRLFSRAA, encoded by the coding sequence ATGGAATCGAACCTTCTATGCCCTGTCGATGGGGTTCAAATCAACGAAACGAAAGTGCGCCTGACCGCCGGGTTCATTTTACTGATAACCTTGGTGTATTTACTGACAGGCTGGGTACTGCTGCCTGTGCTACTACTGGCTGACTTTGGTTTGCGGAGTTTTCATGTAGGCGAGTATAGCCCTTTGGGAAATGGAGCGTCCTGGATCGTGAAAGTGCTTCGGCTACCCTATAAAGCGACAGATCAGGCACCAAAACGATTCGCGGCTCGCATCGGCTTTGGCTTCAGTCTATTGATTCTAAGTCTTGATCTGGCTCATCGATCAACGCTACTTCCGGCCAGCATACTGGCTGTTTTTGCCGCCCTTGAATCCTTTTTTGGTTTCTGCGCGGGCTGCTATGTCTATACGTTTTATGTACGCCTGTTTTCACGGGCCGCTTAA
- a CDS encoding sterol desaturase family protein: MNSISLNWLALAIPFFLLMMGLEYLLAKAMKKVYFRFNDSIANLSVGIAERLLDLFTVGAFYGVYDYLHRHYALLSIKPSAWTWVALFFATDFVWYWYHRFAHEVNLFWAAHVVHHQSEEFNYTVSARITVFQALIRTGFWAILPIIGFPAGMITTLLLFHGLYPFFIHTRTIGKLGFLEYILVTPSHHRVHHASNPQYLDKNYGDVLIIWDKLFGTFAPEVEEPVYGLTKPLRSYSFLWQQFHTLLELLEATRRTSGIRAKVRLLFGPPDRIDGQIRDQLATRFFVAAHPLTLVQSITRLRGYVVGQIIGLLVLLFGLTLFEQQIPLLWQVMMALFILLTLINCGAILEQRQWVIHLELARLIVLWAFLYVTTGDPILIILAYIGAISWWAYQSLIQRVYFNFLFGLAKQPAQ, from the coding sequence ATGAATAGTATTAGTTTAAACTGGCTTGCTCTTGCTATTCCTTTCTTTCTGCTCATGATGGGGCTAGAATATCTGCTAGCCAAAGCCATGAAGAAAGTTTATTTCCGGTTCAACGATTCCATCGCTAATTTAAGCGTGGGGATCGCTGAGCGTTTGCTGGACCTGTTCACAGTAGGCGCTTTTTACGGAGTTTATGACTACCTGCATCGCCACTATGCTTTGCTATCCATCAAGCCTTCAGCGTGGACTTGGGTTGCCCTGTTTTTTGCAACAGATTTTGTGTGGTACTGGTATCATCGGTTCGCCCACGAGGTCAATCTGTTTTGGGCGGCTCATGTTGTACATCACCAGAGCGAGGAATTCAATTACACGGTTTCGGCTCGAATTACTGTCTTTCAAGCGCTTATTCGTACCGGATTCTGGGCTATCCTGCCCATCATTGGCTTTCCGGCAGGTATGATTACGACGCTGCTGCTGTTCCATGGTTTGTACCCATTTTTTATTCATACCCGCACAATTGGGAAGCTAGGTTTTCTAGAATACATCCTTGTCACTCCTTCTCACCACCGGGTTCACCATGCCAGCAATCCGCAGTACCTCGATAAAAATTACGGGGATGTACTTATCATCTGGGATAAACTCTTTGGTACGTTTGCGCCCGAAGTAGAAGAACCCGTGTATGGTCTGACCAAACCACTTCGCAGCTACAGTTTTCTTTGGCAACAATTTCATACCCTACTGGAGCTTTTGGAAGCGACTCGTCGCACGAGCGGTATTCGCGCCAAAGTCAGATTGCTCTTTGGCCCGCCTGATCGGATTGACGGGCAGATAAGGGACCAGTTGGCTACTCGCTTTTTTGTGGCAGCTCACCCCCTCACGCTGGTCCAGTCGATTACCCGCTTGCGAGGATACGTGGTCGGTCAGATCATTGGTTTATTAGTCCTGCTGTTCGGCCTGACTTTGTTTGAACAACAGATCCCCCTTCTCTGGCAGGTGATGATGGCGCTCTTTATCCTCCTAACCCTTATCAACTGTGGTGCTATTCTGGAACAGCGGCAGTGGGTCATTCACCTGGAACTCGCCAGATTGATCGTTCTGTGGGCTTTTCTGTACGTTACCACCGGCGATCCGATTCTCATTATACTGGCCTACATCGGTGCCATAAGCTGGTGGGCTTATCAATCCCTTATCCAGCGCGTTTACTTCAATTTCTTATTCGGACTCGCTAAACAACCAGCACAATGA
- a CDS encoding nuclear transport factor 2 family protein, with amino-acid sequence MDHTAAQLLEDSLLKVWSERDEEKRMAVITRIYSADIVFYETDNTPVITGHQAINQLIKSLQAQWPPEFTFKLTKPAVANHGVSHVAWTLGVANATPAASGMDIAIVKDGLIKELYLYLDATAS; translated from the coding sequence ATGGACCATACAGCAGCACAATTATTGGAAGACAGCCTTTTAAAGGTGTGGAGCGAACGCGACGAGGAAAAACGAATGGCCGTTATAACGCGAATTTATTCAGCTGACATTGTCTTTTACGAAACCGATAACACTCCAGTTATCACGGGACACCAAGCGATAAATCAGCTCATTAAAAGTCTACAAGCTCAGTGGCCGCCAGAATTTACGTTTAAGCTTACCAAACCAGCGGTAGCCAACCACGGTGTCAGTCATGTAGCCTGGACGCTAGGAGTAGCGAATGCAACACCAGCCGCTAGCGGTATGGATATTGCCATCGTTAAGGATGGACTCATCAAAGAATTATACCTGTATCTCGATGCTACTGCAAGCTAA
- a CDS encoding response regulator transcription factor: MSIRILVIDDHSVVRKGIRMLLEDEADIQIVGEAADGTEAIDLLPMIQPDVLLLDITMPKLSGIETLKIVSKQYPGIKTLMFSMHNNPDYILNSVQNGAAGYLLKDTDQKEILQAVRMVVNGDLYYPPNASSIIIKSLVKPGKSIPKSNDEPVAKEPSIWSKITAREEQILTCLVDGMSSSAIADRFGISINTVANQRASIIRKAGVKNTVELIRLALQNKPQQ; encoded by the coding sequence ATGTCGATACGTATTCTTGTTATTGATGATCATTCCGTTGTCAGAAAAGGCATTCGAATGCTGTTGGAAGACGAAGCCGATATACAAATTGTGGGCGAAGCCGCTGACGGTACCGAAGCGATTGACTTACTGCCAATGATTCAGCCTGACGTTTTACTGCTGGACATTACCATGCCTAAACTATCAGGCATCGAGACCCTGAAAATCGTCTCTAAACAGTACCCTGGCATTAAGACGCTCATGTTCAGTATGCACAACAATCCTGATTATATTTTGAACTCGGTGCAGAACGGAGCGGCTGGTTATCTGCTGAAAGACACCGACCAAAAAGAAATCTTACAGGCGGTACGCATGGTGGTTAACGGCGACTTGTATTACCCGCCCAACGCTTCGTCAATCATTATCAAGAGCCTCGTAAAACCCGGCAAAAGCATTCCCAAAAGCAACGACGAGCCAGTCGCCAAAGAGCCATCGATCTGGAGTAAAATTACAGCTCGTGAAGAACAAATTTTGACCTGTCTGGTCGATGGGATGAGTAGTTCGGCGATTGCCGACCGGTTTGGAATCAGTATCAATACGGTTGCGAATCAACGAGCGAGCATCATTCGCAAAGCTGGCGTCAAAAACACAGTTGAGCTGATTCGACTGGCCTTGCAAAATAAACCCCAGCAATGA